Proteins found in one Planctomycetes bacterium MalM25 genomic segment:
- the mnmE_1 gene encoding tRNA modification GTPase MnmE → MTRVRLLTPAGRGAIAVVEVRGDDAAQRVDRWFDPAFGSSLSQRAINQIVFGRWRANRGGEPGDEPAGEELVAVRTADDRVEVHCHGGVAASRAVVLALVADGAEQNESGTLATIEQAARSALSEAPTERTASVLLDQLNGALARTIETVVTFLGANDHEMAAAQLETLLERERLGQHLTTPWRVVLAGPPNVGKSRLINALVGYARAIVFDQPGTTRDVVTAATVIDGWPVTLADTAGVRDASDPLEAAGVRLALGTLSRADVVVRVSEADGYESSEAHASRERLAEAIPDAATLIDVASKADLAPENNTPAGVLRVASPTGEGVQELLAAIADAFAVGDPAGGEAVPFAPSQIAALRLALGAIAGDDAVAAAETLRALLADGKA, encoded by the coding sequence ATGACGCGCGTCCGCCTGCTCACGCCCGCGGGGCGGGGCGCGATCGCCGTCGTCGAAGTCAGGGGGGACGACGCGGCGCAACGCGTCGATCGCTGGTTCGACCCCGCGTTCGGATCGTCTCTCTCGCAACGCGCGATCAACCAGATCGTCTTCGGTCGCTGGCGAGCGAACCGCGGCGGTGAACCGGGCGACGAGCCGGCGGGCGAAGAGCTCGTCGCCGTGCGAACCGCCGACGACCGGGTCGAGGTCCACTGCCACGGCGGTGTCGCCGCTTCGCGGGCGGTCGTTCTGGCGTTGGTCGCCGACGGCGCTGAGCAGAACGAATCGGGCACGCTCGCCACTATCGAACAAGCGGCGCGGTCCGCGCTCTCCGAGGCGCCAACCGAACGGACCGCCAGCGTGCTGCTCGACCAACTGAACGGGGCGCTCGCTCGGACGATCGAAACCGTCGTTACTTTCTTGGGAGCGAACGACCACGAGATGGCAGCGGCACAACTCGAAACCTTGCTCGAACGCGAACGCCTCGGCCAACACCTGACCACCCCCTGGCGGGTCGTGCTCGCCGGCCCGCCGAACGTCGGTAAAAGCCGCTTGATCAACGCGTTGGTTGGCTACGCACGGGCGATCGTGTTCGATCAGCCGGGGACGACGCGCGACGTCGTGACCGCCGCCACGGTGATCGACGGCTGGCCCGTCACCCTCGCCGACACGGCAGGCGTGCGCGACGCGAGCGACCCACTCGAAGCGGCCGGGGTCCGGCTCGCGCTGGGTACGCTCTCGCGGGCCGACGTGGTGGTGCGTGTCAGCGAAGCGGATGGGTACGAATCCTCGGAGGCCCACGCCAGCCGCGAACGGCTGGCAGAGGCGATCCCGGATGCGGCCACGCTGATCGACGTGGCGAGCAAGGCCGACCTGGCGCCCGAAAATAACACGCCCGCCGGTGTACTCCGCGTCGCCTCGCCGACCGGCGAAGGCGTTCAGGAGCTGCTCGCGGCGATCGCCGACGCCTTCGCTGTGGGGGACCCGGCGGGGGGCGAAGCCGTGCCGTTCGCCCCTTCGCAGATCGCTGCCTTGCGATTGGCGCTCGGAGCGATCGCAGGCGACGACGCTGTCGCGGCGGCGGAAACGTTGCGGGCTTTGCTAGCGGACGGCAAAGCTTAG
- the priA gene encoding Primosomal protein N', translating into MSQQSLFDAEPPDWELDAKSTLLAATVVLPTGPPGEFDYAVPDAMADERRPEQLVEPGRRVKAPLGRGNRPVVGYCVALEQKTVLPTRPLKELRGVIDPVSLVSPGMLRLTRWMADHYLTPWGQVLEAVVPSGVRGRAGTRDVTLLSVPTQVAARLTTLELPPKQTEALQALAASAKPLTLKQLAMRVGCTSAPINALRKRGLIESRVERLATDALSAEDLAVERQPPKKLNPDQQRTLATITDAIDAAEAETILVHGVTGSGKTEVYLQAIEQVVSFGRQAIVLVPEISLTPQTVGRFRERFDHIAVLHSHQSDVERHRQWRRIAAGEIQVVVGARSAIFAPTPHLGLVVIDEEHESSFKQDTAPRYHARDVAIERTRAEGVPLVLASATPSLEAWRRTRSDAPEPERYTLASMPRRVGNLPMPAVRTVDLRVDGASRGALSRPLCMAIDQSLRDEGQVILLLNRRGYSTHVQCPACGFILKCDHCDVAMTFHRADNAVLCHWCDHRTSPPTTCPDCKSPRIRYGGLGTQKLEAEVRARFRGVPMARMDADTMRRPGSHEATLDAFRRGDTRILLGTQMIAKGLDFPNVTLVGVVSADSALNLPDFRAAERTFQLVTQVAGRTGRGERGGRVVVQTFDPDHPAIQAAVKHDYLRFAKEELPGREALGYPPFGVMARVLARGASEQLVSAYLEQVTESIRAAAEGLPGKFRFVGPAAAPITRLRGEFRYHLQLLASDGESVREALRQGWRPISPPEGVRSIVDIDPTDML; encoded by the coding sequence TTGTCCCAGCAATCGCTCTTCGACGCCGAACCGCCCGACTGGGAGCTGGACGCGAAGTCCACGCTGCTGGCGGCGACGGTCGTACTGCCGACGGGCCCGCCGGGCGAGTTCGACTACGCCGTGCCCGACGCGATGGCGGACGAGCGTCGCCCTGAGCAGCTGGTTGAGCCGGGGCGTCGGGTCAAGGCTCCTTTAGGCCGAGGCAACCGGCCCGTGGTCGGGTACTGCGTCGCGCTCGAGCAGAAAACGGTTTTGCCGACGCGGCCCCTCAAAGAGCTGCGCGGCGTGATCGACCCGGTGAGCCTCGTCTCGCCCGGCATGTTACGACTCACGCGCTGGATGGCCGACCACTACCTCACGCCTTGGGGGCAGGTGCTCGAAGCGGTTGTCCCTTCGGGCGTGCGCGGCCGGGCGGGGACGCGTGATGTGACGCTGCTCTCCGTGCCAACCCAAGTCGCCGCGCGGCTGACGACACTTGAGCTGCCGCCCAAGCAGACCGAGGCGCTCCAGGCGCTCGCCGCGAGTGCCAAGCCGCTGACGCTCAAGCAGCTGGCGATGCGGGTCGGTTGCACCTCGGCGCCGATCAACGCGCTGCGGAAGCGCGGGCTGATCGAATCGCGAGTGGAACGTTTGGCGACCGACGCGCTGTCGGCGGAGGACCTCGCCGTTGAACGCCAGCCCCCGAAGAAGCTCAACCCGGACCAGCAGCGCACGCTCGCCACGATCACCGACGCGATCGACGCCGCCGAGGCGGAGACGATCCTCGTTCACGGTGTCACCGGCAGCGGCAAGACGGAGGTTTACCTGCAGGCGATCGAGCAGGTCGTCTCCTTCGGCCGTCAGGCGATCGTGCTGGTGCCCGAGATCAGCCTCACGCCGCAGACCGTGGGGCGCTTCCGCGAGCGGTTCGATCACATCGCCGTGCTGCACAGCCACCAGTCGGACGTCGAACGCCACCGGCAGTGGCGGCGGATCGCGGCGGGGGAGATCCAGGTGGTGGTCGGCGCGCGGAGCGCGATCTTCGCCCCCACGCCGCACCTGGGGCTGGTCGTAATCGACGAGGAGCACGAATCGTCGTTCAAACAGGACACAGCGCCCCGCTACCACGCCCGGGACGTGGCGATCGAGCGGACCCGCGCCGAGGGTGTGCCCCTCGTGCTGGCCAGCGCGACCCCCTCGCTCGAGGCGTGGCGGCGCACGCGGTCCGATGCGCCCGAGCCCGAGCGCTACACGCTCGCCAGCATGCCCCGCCGCGTGGGCAACCTGCCGATGCCGGCGGTGCGGACAGTCGATCTGCGGGTCGATGGCGCGTCGCGTGGCGCGCTGAGCCGCCCGCTTTGTATGGCGATCGACCAATCCTTGCGCGACGAGGGGCAAGTCATCCTGCTGCTCAACCGGCGTGGCTACTCGACCCACGTGCAGTGCCCGGCCTGCGGTTTCATCTTGAAGTGCGACCACTGCGACGTCGCTATGACGTTCCACCGCGCCGACAACGCCGTGCTCTGCCATTGGTGTGACCACCGCACCTCGCCCCCAACGACCTGCCCCGACTGCAAGAGCCCGCGGATCCGCTACGGCGGGCTCGGCACGCAGAAGCTCGAGGCGGAGGTCCGCGCGCGCTTCCGCGGCGTGCCAATGGCCCGGATGGACGCCGACACGATGCGCCGCCCGGGCAGCCACGAGGCGACACTCGACGCCTTCCGGCGGGGCGACACGCGGATCCTGCTCGGCACGCAGATGATCGCCAAGGGGCTCGACTTCCCGAACGTCACGCTCGTGGGCGTTGTATCGGCCGACTCCGCACTGAACCTGCCCGACTTCCGCGCGGCGGAGCGGACGTTTCAGCTCGTCACCCAGGTCGCCGGTCGCACGGGTCGCGGCGAGCGCGGCGGGCGCGTCGTCGTGCAGACGTTCGATCCAGACCACCCGGCGATCCAGGCCGCCGTCAAGCACGACTACCTCCGCTTCGCGAAGGAAGAGTTGCCAGGCCGCGAGGCGCTCGGCTATCCGCCCTTCGGCGTGATGGCACGGGTGCTGGCGCGGGGCGCCTCGGAGCAGCTGGTCTCCGCCTACCTGGAGCAGGTGACCGAATCGATTCGCGCCGCGGCGGAAGGCCTGCCGGGCAAGTTCCGCTTCGTCGGCCCCGCCGCGGCGCCGATCACCCGGCTGCGGGGCGAGTTCCGTTACCATCTTCAGCTGCTAGCGAGCGATGGTGAATCGGTCCGCGAGGCCTTGAGGCAAGGCTGGCGCCCGATCAGCCCTCCGGAGGGTGTGCGTTCGATCGTCGATATCGATCCGACCGACATGCTTTGA
- the coaX gene encoding Type III pantothenate kinase, translating to MGNSRVKLGWFPVVDADCATKAAAGTLPIAGPSLPEPAETFAAAPDELGEGALAEWLAGLEFGRVVLASVSQSAEKPLVAAFDGQAIERVTSESAPIELRVDEPAKIGVDRVLAAVAANRLRHADKPAIVVDVGTAITVDLVATNGALEGGAILPGPGLAARALAEKTDALPDIRFGELDASPDAVGRSTEPAIRAGIYWGCVGAVRELIARQRDRLVTPPQVFLTGGAAPAFARLIGGPDLTVRCLPHLTLSGVAIAAESGAAS from the coding sequence GTGGGCAACAGCCGGGTGAAACTCGGTTGGTTCCCCGTGGTCGATGCCGACTGCGCGACGAAGGCGGCCGCCGGCACGCTGCCGATCGCCGGCCCGAGCCTGCCGGAGCCGGCCGAGACCTTCGCCGCCGCGCCGGACGAGCTGGGCGAGGGCGCCTTGGCGGAGTGGCTCGCGGGGCTTGAGTTCGGGCGTGTCGTGCTGGCGAGTGTTTCTCAGTCGGCCGAGAAACCCCTCGTTGCGGCGTTCGACGGCCAAGCGATCGAGCGTGTGACGAGCGAGTCCGCTCCGATCGAGCTGCGCGTCGACGAGCCGGCGAAGATCGGCGTCGACCGGGTGCTGGCCGCCGTGGCCGCCAACCGCTTGCGCCACGCCGACAAGCCGGCGATCGTCGTCGACGTCGGCACGGCGATCACGGTCGATCTGGTGGCGACCAACGGCGCCCTCGAAGGGGGCGCCATCCTCCCCGGCCCCGGTCTGGCCGCCCGGGCCCTCGCCGAGAAGACCGACGCGTTGCCCGACATCCGATTCGGCGAGCTCGACGCCTCGCCCGACGCGGTCGGGCGCTCGACCGAACCCGCCATCCGAGCGGGCATCTACTGGGGCTGCGTCGGCGCCGTGCGGGAGCTGATCGCTCGCCAACGCGACCGGTTGGTCACCCCCCCGCAGGTCTTCCTCACCGGCGGAGCGGCCCCCGCTTTTGCGCGATTGATCGGCGGGCCCGACCTCACGGTCCGCTGCCTCCCGCACCTGACGCTGTCGGGAGTCGCGATCGCCGCCGAGTCGGGCGCGGCGTCATGA
- a CDS encoding HDOD domain protein, which produces MTPAETPPLTALADGADRLYTLPAVALEVLRLTEQPGIDARALCRCLESDPALAAKLLRVVNSSLYGLPCQIASLSQAIALLGVQPLRLLVLGFSLPDKLLAGVPGEALRRYWTEALTTATAARQIASGGWGRLGDEAFLAGLMQGLGRLVLIDQLGEEYAQLIEKQGAAAPFVPRPDLLEVERRALGFDHRELSVELLRRWGLPDRLATAIEHQRDESHDHLEGDEACLAQSLRLANQLNRLVSGRDLLVLQMLKSEGSLCGDLTKEQLNQIVDSLQGRVAQLAQAMSIDIEQGFDQHELLTEAHHRLSQMTEEQAGLVLAAPRSADDMDEDERLGRELLLETSRLSAAMRVFLAGGTGPRTDDGSGGEEADATASSRRPHAPPQTSNRDLLVRRVQEQADRCREERLPMAVALFEVSDERTGPEEAFALREWLKGSAVAGDFAETLWSPLSSDRCAVLLPGIDRHDANRLWSEVADALAQETRKQLNVGVAGVAQLPRGFDAERLVEPAERCLAAALEIAGSAIKSLEVF; this is translated from the coding sequence ATGACCCCCGCCGAGACCCCGCCGCTCACCGCGTTGGCCGATGGCGCCGACCGGCTGTACACGCTTCCCGCCGTCGCTCTGGAGGTGCTCCGCCTGACCGAGCAGCCGGGCATCGACGCGCGGGCGCTCTGCCGCTGCCTCGAGTCCGACCCCGCCCTCGCCGCCAAGCTGCTGCGGGTGGTCAACAGCTCTCTCTACGGGCTCCCCTGCCAGATCGCGAGCCTCTCGCAGGCGATCGCGCTGTTGGGAGTGCAGCCGCTGCGGTTGCTGGTCCTTGGATTCTCTTTGCCAGACAAGCTGCTCGCGGGCGTGCCGGGCGAGGCGCTCCGGCGATACTGGACCGAGGCCCTCACCACCGCGACCGCCGCGCGACAGATCGCTTCTGGAGGATGGGGTCGGCTCGGCGACGAGGCCTTCCTCGCCGGTCTGATGCAGGGGTTGGGTCGCTTGGTCCTGATCGACCAACTCGGCGAGGAGTACGCCCAGCTGATCGAGAAACAGGGCGCCGCGGCGCCCTTCGTACCGCGCCCCGATTTGTTGGAGGTTGAGCGCCGCGCGCTCGGGTTCGATCACCGCGAGCTCTCGGTCGAGTTGCTCCGCCGTTGGGGTCTGCCCGACCGCCTCGCCACGGCGATCGAGCACCAGCGGGACGAGTCCCACGATCACCTTGAGGGCGACGAGGCGTGCCTGGCGCAGTCGCTGCGGCTGGCGAATCAGCTCAATCGCCTGGTGTCCGGACGTGACTTGCTGGTCCTTCAGATGCTCAAGAGCGAGGGCTCACTCTGCGGCGACCTAACCAAGGAGCAGCTCAATCAGATCGTCGACTCCTTGCAGGGGCGTGTCGCTCAGCTCGCCCAGGCGATGTCGATCGACATCGAGCAGGGGTTCGATCAACACGAGTTGCTGACCGAAGCGCACCATCGGCTCTCGCAGATGACCGAAGAGCAAGCGGGCCTCGTCTTGGCCGCGCCGCGCTCCGCCGACGATATGGACGAGGATGAACGCCTCGGGCGCGAGCTCTTGCTCGAAACCAGCCGGCTTTCGGCCGCCATGCGGGTCTTCTTGGCGGGAGGGACCGGGCCACGCACCGACGACGGATCCGGCGGGGAAGAGGCCGACGCCACGGCGTCTTCCCGGCGGCCTCACGCCCCGCCTCAGACCTCGAACCGTGACCTGCTCGTCCGGCGAGTTCAAGAGCAGGCCGATCGCTGTCGGGAAGAGCGGCTTCCGATGGCGGTCGCCCTCTTCGAGGTCTCCGACGAACGGACCGGGCCGGAAGAGGCTTTCGCCCTGCGCGAGTGGTTGAAGGGATCGGCCGTTGCGGGCGACTTCGCCGAGACGCTCTGGTCGCCGCTGTCGAGCGATCGCTGCGCGGTCCTGCTGCCTGGCATCGACCGGCACGACGCCAACCGTCTGTGGTCCGAGGTGGCCGACGCGTTGGCCCAGGAGACGCGGAAGCAGCTCAATGTGGGCGTCGCGGGCGTGGCGCAACTGCCACGCGGATTCGATGCCGAGCGCCTCGTCGAGCCGGCCGAGCGTTGCCTGGCGGCCGCCCTGGAGATCGCCGGCTCCGCGATCAAGAGCCTCGAGGTCTTCTGA
- the nadD gene encoding Nicotinate-nucleotide adenylyltransferase, whose protein sequence is MRLGLFGGSFDPVHNGHLRLAACCADQAGLDEVWFLPAAVQPFKQRGPIASDADRVAMLRLATTGREGFVVSTLEIDRGGVSYTVDTLRQIHADRPDAELFFLMGADTLRDLSNWREPDEVRRLATPLVVQRPGETLDTEIEHTRVEMPPTDISSSAIRKRIHAGEPIADLVPAAVARYLEENGLYSPP, encoded by the coding sequence ATGCGTCTCGGCCTGTTCGGCGGCAGTTTCGACCCGGTCCACAACGGCCACCTCCGGTTGGCGGCGTGCTGCGCTGATCAGGCGGGGCTCGACGAGGTCTGGTTCCTCCCCGCCGCGGTCCAGCCCTTCAAACAACGCGGCCCGATCGCCAGCGACGCCGACCGCGTGGCGATGCTGCGACTGGCGACGACCGGGCGTGAGGGGTTCGTCGTCTCGACCCTGGAGATCGACCGGGGCGGGGTGAGCTACACCGTCGACACACTCCGACAGATCCACGCCGACCGCCCCGACGCCGAGCTCTTCTTCCTGATGGGCGCCGACACGCTCCGCGACCTGTCGAACTGGCGCGAACCGGATGAGGTCCGGCGGCTCGCAACCCCGCTCGTCGTGCAACGGCCCGGCGAGACGCTCGACACCGAGATCGAGCACACCCGGGTCGAGATGCCGCCAACTGACATCAGCAGCAGCGCGATCCGCAAACGGATCCATGCCGGCGAGCCGATCGCCGACCTCGTTCCCGCGGCGGTGGCCCGGTACCTGGAAGAGAACGGCCTCTACTCCCCACCCTAA